Below is a window of Salvelinus namaycush isolate Seneca unplaced genomic scaffold, SaNama_1.0 Scaffold2129, whole genome shotgun sequence DNA.
TCCTGGTGTTAGTAATCTGGGGTTAGTAATCTGGGGTTATGGTTAGAAAGTGATCTGAGATTACAGTTAGACAGAAATGTGGTAGTTAGTAATCTGGGATTGAtcatctagggttagggttagaaagTGATCTGGGGTTAGTATTCTGGGGTTACAGTTAGACAGTAATATGGTGTTAGTAATCTGGGATTAAGGTTAGAAAGTGATCTGAGGTTACAGTTAGACAGTAATATGGTGTTAGTAATCTGGGATTAGTAATCTGGGATTAGGGTTAGAAAGTGATCTGAGGTTACAGTTAGACAGTAATATGGTGTTAGTAATCTGGGATTAGGGTTAGAAAGTGATCTGAGGTTAGTATTCTGGGGTTATAGGTAGACAGTAATATGGTGTTAGTAATCTGGGATTAGTaatctggggttagggttagacagtcATCTGGGTATAGTAAtctgtggttagggttagacagtaaTCTGGGGTTAGTAATCTGGGGTTAGTaatctggggttagggttagacagtaaTCTGGGGTTAGTAATCTGGGGTTAGTaatctggggttagggttatacagtaatctggggttagggttagacagtaaTCTGGGGTTAGTaatctggggttagggttagacagtaaTCTGGGGTTAGTaatctggggttagggttagacagttATTGGGTTAATAGTTGTGACTTACGTCCATGGAGGTCATGGATAGAACCCTGTCATGGTCTTCCACCAGCTGCCTGAAGGTAGGCCTCTGAGATGGAACAGCGTGCCAGCACTCCCTCATGATCATATATCTACAGAGACACACAACAGTTACATTACGACACAGTCCATACAGACCACAccatacaatacaacacagtccatacagaccacaccaacagttacagtacaacacagtccatacagaccacaccaacagttacagtacaacacagtccatacagaccacaccatacaatacaacacagtccatacagaccacaccatacaatacaacacagtccatacagaccacaccaacagttacaatacaacacagtccatacagaccacaccaacagttacagtacaacacagtccatacagaccacaccatacaatacaacacagtccatacagaccacaccaacagttacaatacaacacagtccatacagaccacaccaacagttacagtacaacacagtccatacagaccacaccatacaatacaacacagtccatacagaccacaccaacagttacagtacaacacagtccatacagaccacaccatacaatacaacacagtccatacagaccacaccaacagttacagtacaacacagtccatacagaacacaccatacaatacaacacagtccatacagaccacaccaacagttacagtacaacacagtccatacagaccacaccaacagttacaatacaacacagtccatacagaccacaccaacagttacaatacaacacagtccatacagaccacaccaacagttacaatacaacacagtccatacagaccacaccaacagttacagtacaacacagtccatacagactgaaccaacagttacaatacaacacagtccatacagaccacaccaacagttacaatacaacacagtccatacagaccacaccaacagttacaatacaacacagtccatacagaccacaccatacaatacaacacagtccatacagaccacaccaacagttacaatacaacacagtccatacagaccacaccaacagttacaatacaacacagtccatacagaccacaccaacagttacagtacaacacagtccatacagaccacaccaacagttacaatacaacacagtccatacagaccacaccaacagttacaatacaacacagtccatacagaacacaccatacaatacaacacagtccctacagaccacaccaacagttacaatacaacacagtccatACAGACCACACCAACAGTTACAGTACAACAAAGTCCATACAGACCACACCAAcagttacaatacaacacagtccatacagaccacaccaacagttacaatacgacacagtccatacagaccacaccatacaatacaacacagtccatacagaccacaccaacagttacaatacaacacagtccatacagaccacaccaacagttacaatacaacacagtccatacagaccacaccaacagttacaatacaacacagtccatacagaccacaccatacaatacaacacagtccatacagaccacaccatacaatacaacacagtccatacagaccacaccaacagttacaatacaacacagtccatacagaccacaccatacaatacaacacagtccatacagaccacaccaacagttacaatacaacacagtccatacagaccacaccaacagttacaatacaacacagtccatacagaccacaccaacagttacaatacaacacagtccatacagaccacaccatacaatacaacacagtccatacagaccacaccaacagttacaatacaacacagtccatacagaccacaccaacagttacaatacaacacagtccatacagaccacaccatacaatacaacacagtccatacagaccacaccatacaatacaacacagtccatacagaccacaccatacaatacaacacagtccatacagaccacaccatacaatacaacacagtccatacagaccacaccaacagttacagtacaacacagtccatacagaccacaccaacagttaccatacaacacagtccatacagaccacaccaacagttacaatacaacacagtccatacagaacacaccatacaatacaacacagtccatacagaccacaccaacagttacaatacaacacagcccatacagaccacaccatacaatacaacacagtccatacagaccacaccaacagttacaatacaacacagtccatacagaccacaccaacagttacaatacaacacagtccatacagaccacaccaacagttacaatacaacacagtccatacagaccacaccaacagttacaatacaacacagtccatacagaccacaccatacaatacaacacagtccatacagaccacaccaacagttacaatacaacacagtccatacagaccacaccaacagttacaatacaacacagtccatacagaccacaccaacagttacagtacaacacagtccatacagaccacaccaacagttacagtacaacacagtccatacagaccacaccatacaatacaacacagtccatacagaccacaccatacaatacaacacagtccatacagaccacaccaacagttacaatacaacacagtccatacagaccacaccatacaatacaacacagtccatacagaccacaccaacagttacagtacaacacagtccatacagaccacaccaacagttacagtacaacacagtccatacagaccacaccaacagttacaatacaacacagtccatacagaccacaccaacagttacaatacaacacagtccatacagaccacaccaacagttacagtacaacacagtccatacagaccacaccatacaatacaacacagtccatacagaccacaccaacagttacaatacaacacactccatacagaccacaccaacagttacaatacaacacagtccatacagaccacaccaacagttacaatacaacacagtccatacagaccacaccaacagttacaatacaacacagtccatacagaccacaccaacagttacaatacaacacagtccatacagaccacaccaacagttacaatacaacacagtccatacagaccacaccaacagttacaatacaacacagtccatacagaacacaccatacaatacaacacagtccctacagaccacaccaacagttacagtacaacacagtccatacagaccacaccaacagttacaatacaacacagtccatatagaccacaccaacagttacagtacaacacagtccatacagaccacaccatacaatacaacacagtccatacagaccacaccatacaatacaacacagtccatatagaccacaccaacagttacagtacaacacagtccatacagaccacaccatacaatacaacacagtccatatagaccacaccaacagttacagtacaacacagtccatacagaccacaccaacagttacagtacaacacagtccatacagaccacaccaacagttacaatacaacacagtccatacagaccacaccatacaatacaacacagtccatacagaccacaccatacaatacaacacagtccatacagaccacaccaacagttacaatacaacacagtccatacagaccacaccaacagttacaatacaacacagtccatacagaccacaccaacagttacaatacaacacagtccatacagaccacaccaacagttacaatacaacacagcccatacagaccacaccaacagttacagtacaacacagtccatacagaccacaccaacagttacaatacaacacagtccatacagaccacaccatacaatacaacacagtccatacagaccacaccatacaatacaacacagtccatacagaccacaccaacagttacaatacaacacagtccatacagaccacaccatacaatacaacacagtccatacagaccacaccatacaatacaacacagtccatacagaccacaccaacagttacaatacaacacagtccatACAGACCACACCAACAGTTACAATACAACTCTCTAAATGTAATGTATGTAAATGCTGTATAAGTGAGTTAGCTAGTATACGCTAGATGTGAATACCGCAATAGCTAATACACTGTTGTTGTTACAGATTCATGCTATTGGCAGCCATCAACATCATTGATCCATCAACATCATTGAGCCCTGCACATCTATAtaagagtggcaggtagcctagcggttagagcgttgggccagtgaaaccaaaagtgaaaaatctgtcaacgtgcccttgagcaaggcacttaaccctaacctatccagtgtatgtgacaataaaacatatatcagtggaggctggtgggccgagctataggaggacgggctcattgttaCATGAAACATATGGAAAgcacatgtttgactctgttccagtcattacaatgagcctgtcctcctatagctcggCCCACCAGCCTCCTATGACATgtgcagtatcagtcaaaagtttggacacacctactcattcaagtgttttatttattttcacaattttctacattgtagaataaaagtgaagacatcaaaactatgaaataacacatggaatcttgaagtaaccaaaaaagtgatagattcttcaaagtagccaccctttgccttgatgacagctttgcacactcttggcattctctcaaccagattcacctggaatgcttttccaacaatcttggagttcccacatatgctgagcacttgttggctgcatttccttcactctgcagtcaaactcatcccgaaccatctcaattgggttgaggttgggtgattgtggaggccaggtcatttgatgcagcactccatcactctccttcttggtcaaatagcccttacacagcctggaggtgtgttggatcattgtcctgttgtaaaacAAATGATACTCCCACTAAGCGCACACCAGAAAGGatggcgtatcgttgcagaatgatgtggtagccatgctggttaagtgtgccttgaattctaaataaatccctgacagtgtcactagcaaagcacccccacaccatcacacctcctcctccatgcttcatggtgggaaccacacatgcagagatcatacattcacttactctgcgtctcacaaggacacggaggttggaaccaaaaatctcaaatttggactcatcagaccaaaggacagatttccaccggaataatgtccattgctcgtgtttcttggcccatgtaagtctcttcttattattgacatcctttagtagtggtttctttgcagcctgattcacagtctcctctgaacggttgatgttgagatgtgtctgttacttgaaatctgtgaagaatttatttgggctgcaatctgaggctggtaactctaatgaacttgtcctctgcagcagaggtaactctgggtcttcctttcctgtggcggtcctcatgagagccagtttcatcatagcgcttcatggtttatgagattgcacttgaagaaactttcaaagttcttgaaattttccagattgactgaccttcatgtcttaaagtaatgatagactgtcatttctctttgcttatttgagctgttcttgccataatatggattagggctatcttctgtataccacccctaccttgtcacaacacaactgattggcgcaAACGCATAAAGTATGACAAATGAActttccacaaatgaacttttaacaaggcacacctgttaattgaagtgctaactcatgaagctggttgagagaatgccaagagtgtgcaaagctgtcatcaaggcaaagggtggctactttgaagaatctcaaatataaaatatattttgattaatttaacactttttgtgttactacatgattccaacttttgactggtactatatatgtatacatttatttttacattttatttgctgTTTCCTATCTACGGTCAGGTATTTACACATTGTATTTAGTCATATTTTTGTTATTGTGATCAATGATGATAAAAGACCCAGTCTGATTTTAATATGCAAGTGATTCATGCtatcgacagccatcaacatcATTGAGCCTTGCTCATCTAATGAGCTGTTTTCTATCTATTGTCAGAAAATAAACTACCGGTCAACTGGGACCGCTGGTTAGTATTCCTTTCTATATTACACAACGCAAGAGAGATTAAACATTAATGTTACATTAACAAGACCTACAGTTCATGTGTGCAGTTGGCAGGTTTGTCCATGCGGTGGCCCTCCTTCAGCAGTTTGAACAGCTCCTCTACAGGGATGCCGGGGTACGGGGACCCTCCCAGGGTAAAGATCTCCCAGAGCAGCACCCCATACGACCacctggagagaggggagggatcaCAGATTAGAAGTCAAAGAGCACTGAAATAGTAACATTGTTCAGCTGTCATCTTAttaatgattaattaattaattaatattaTTAAGCATCCTTCCAAACAAGCCTCATCTCTACATGACTTTCTAtcttattaaatccttccaaacAAGCCTCATCTCTACATGACTTTCTAtcttattaaatccttccaaacAAGCCTCATCTCTACATGACTTTCTAtcttattaaatccttccaaacAAACCTCATCTCTACATGACTTTCTAtcttattaaatccttccaaacAAGCCTCATCTCTACATGACTTTATAtcttattaaatccttccaaacAAGCCTCATCTCTACATGACTTTCTAtcttattaaatccttccaaacAAGCCTCATCTCTACATGACTTTCTATCTTATTAAATCCTCAAGCCTCATCTCTACATGACTTTCTAtcttattaaatccttccaaacAAGCCTCATCTCTACATGACTTTCTAtcttattaaatccttccaaacAAGCCTCATCTCTACATGACTTTATATCTTATTAAATCCTCAAGCCTCATCTCTACATGACTTTCTAtcttattaaatccttccaaacAAGCCTCATCTCTACATGACTTTCTAtcttattaaatccttccaaacAAGCCTCATCTCTACATGACTTTCTAtcttattaaatccttccaaacAAGCCTCATCTCTACATGACTTTCTAtcttattaaatccttccaaacAAGCCTCATCTCTACATGACTTTCTAtcttattaaatccttccaaacAAGCCTCATCTCTACATGACTTTATATCTTATTAAATCCTCAAGCCTCATCTCTACATGACTTTCTAtcttattaaatccttccaaacAAGCCTCATCTCTACATGACTTTCTATCTTATTAAATCCTCAAGCCTCATCTCTACATGACTTTCTAtcttattaaatccttccaaacAAGCCTCATCTCTACATGACTTTATATCTTATTAAATCCTCAAGCCTCATCTCTACATGACTTTATATCTTATTAAATCCTCAAGCCTCATCTCTACATGACTTTCTAtcttattaaatccttccaaacAAGCCTCATCTCTACATGACTTTCTAtcttattaaatccttccaaacAAGCCTCATCTCTACATGACTTTCTAtcttattaaatccttccaaacAAGCCTCATCTCTACATGACTTTCTAtcttattaaatccttccaaacAAGCCTCATCTCTACATGACTTTCTAtcttattaaatccttccaaacAAGCCTCATCTCTACATGACTTTATATCTTATTAAATCCTCAAGCCTCATCTCTACATGACTTTCTATCTTATTAAATCCTCAAGCCTCATCTCTACATGACTTTCTAtcttattaaatccttccaaacAAGCCTCATCTCTACATGACTTTATATCTTATTAAATCCTCAAGCCTCATCTCTACATGACGTTATATCTTATTAAATCCGCAAGCCTCATCTCTACATGACTTTCTAtcttattaaatccttccaaacAAGCCTCATCTCTACATGACTTTCTAtcttattaaatccttccaaacAAGCCTCATCTCTACATGACTTTCTATCTTATTAAATCCTCAAGCCTCAACTCTACATACTGGTAAGTGTATCATTGTATCAGTAAATTCTCATCATGATGTACCCgcgctaaggactattcaacactggtctgaccaatcggaaacaacgcttcaagattgttttgatcacgcggactgggacatgttccgggcagcctcagagaataatgtTGAAGTATACGCTGATTCAGTGagtgagttcatcaggaagtgcattggagatgttgtacccactgtgactattaaaacctaccctaaccagaaaccgtggatagatggcagcattcacgcaaaactaaAAGCgagaaccaccgcatttaaccatggaaagatgactgggaatatggccgaaaacaaacagtgtagttattccctccgcaaggcaatcaaacaatgagtacagagacaaagtggagtcgcaattcaacggctcagacatgagacgtatgtgacagggtctacagacaatcatggactacaaaaggaaaaccagccacatcacggGCACCGACATCTTGCTTTCAGACTAACTAAACTCCTTCTtttcccgctttgaggataatacagtgtcaccgacgcagcccgctaccaaggactctgggctctccttctctgtggccgacgtgagtaaaacatttaaacgtgttaaccctcgcaagactgccggcccagacagcatccctagccgcgtcctcagagcatgcgcagaccagctggctggtgtgtttccGGACATATTacatctctccctatcccagtctgcggtccccacatgcttcaagatggccaccattgttcctgt
It encodes the following:
- the LOC120038317 gene encoding fibroblast growth factor receptor 3-like codes for the protein MRWSYGVLLWEIFTLGGSPYPGIPVEELFKLLKEGHRMDKPANCTHELYMIMRECWHAVPSQRPTFRQLVEDHDRVLSMTSMDDYLDLSVPFEQYSPTCQDSSSTCSSGDDSVFSHDPLPTTPSLTNSALPRPPSHDPLPEQPCLPKMRGE